One genomic segment of Desmodus rotundus isolate HL8 chromosome 5, HLdesRot8A.1, whole genome shotgun sequence includes these proteins:
- the ARHGEF33 gene encoding rho guanine nucleotide exchange factor 33, with translation MEKTKTKQGENEHMTMNNPSTQIYQASKYKSSLNLPPVGARLQRQDGGIITSLEQLHEKINEMRNVFNSLENKLQALASELKTGFTEAMQELSRIQHGEYALEEKVKSCKCSMEEKVTEMKNSLNYFKEELSNAMSMIQAITSKQEEMQQKIEQLQQEKRRESRKVKAKKTQKEEHGSQAGPAQAQGSPFRSITVPEPVLPNEDFTNILPSQAYEKAQESRSMHIGDSNVKGMMGPGMNPTTPESEENLKPCLPTDIQSKGHLPSGVWRQPKDGKEWGEEYVTKDHPDKLKEVGQGRHSSLENVLCETSLAAKRQTVALELLESERKYVINISLILKIKATFQGSDGKRNSKERSLFPGSLRYLVQQHLDLLHALQERVLKWPRQGVLGDLFLKLTNDENNFLDYYVAYLRDLPECISLVHVVVLKEGDEEIKSDIYTLFFHIVQRIPEYLIHLQNVLKFTEQEHPDYYLLLVCVQRLRVFISHYTLLFQCNEDLLIQKRKKLKKSSMAKLYKGLASQCANAGQDASPTSGSEAVRDSGIHSEEMLQPYPSAPSSGPPVTHLLPPMKKSQQQQSLMESMQPGKPSDWEMESRKHERPENLLAPAQFCAAEQDVKALAGPLQAIPEMDYEPSPAEPSLGNVERSLRAPAELLPDGRGFVPTAYEEFEYGGEIFALPAPYDEEPFQAPALFENCSPASSESSLDICFLRPVSFAMEAERPEHPLQQLPKSATSPASSSGAYKLEAAAQAHGKAKPLSRSLKEFPRAPPAEGVAPRLYSTRSSSGGRAPLKAERAAQPHGPAAVAAARGVPRAYFPQQRSQSEKQTYLEVRREMHLEDTTRFCPKEERESEQTSFSDQNPRQDQKGGFRSSFRKLFKKKSSGSEYREKTNENPSMDPSPTKQDFFRNRLALANDLDQGTAV, from the exons atggaaaaaacaaaaacaaagcaag GAGAGAATGAACACATGACGATGAATAACCCTTCAACACAGATTTACCAG GCTTCGAAGTACAAGTCTTCCCTGAACCTGCCTCCAGTGGGAGCCCGCCTTCAGCGGCAGGATGGAGGGATCATAACCTCTCTAGAGCAGCTTCATGAAAAAATCAACGAGATGAGGAACGTGTTCAACTcgctggagaacaag TTGCAGGCCCTGGCCTCTGAACTTAAAACTGGTTTCACAGAAGCAATGCAAGAATTGTCCAGAATTCAACACGGAGAATATGCTTTGGAAGAGAAGGTTAAGAGCTGCAAATGTTCCATGGAAGAAAAAGTTACTGAGATGAAGAATTCATTAAACTATTTCAAG GAAGAGCTAAGCAATGCCATGTCAATGATACAGGCCATCACTTCCAAACAAGAAGAAATgcaacagaaaattgaacagcttCAACAGGAGAAGCGAAGAGAATCTCGAAAAGTAAAAGCCAA GAAAACTCAAAAAGAAGAACATGGATCACAGGCTGGGCCTGCTCAAGCACAAGGAAGTCCTTTCCGTTCAATCACTGTTCCTGAGCCTGTTCTTCCAAATGAAGACTTTACCAACATTTTGCCTTCTCAAGCCTATGAAAAAG CCCAAGAGTCCAGATCCATGCATATAGGAGACAGTAATGTGAAGGGAATGATGGGTCCTG GAATGAACCCAACAACTCCAGAATCAGAAGAAAACCTCAAGCCTTGCCTCCCGACTGATATCCAGTCTAAGGGCCACCTGCCATCTGGTGTGTGGAGGCAACCTAAGGATGGTAAAGAGTGGGGTGAGGAATATGTCACAAAAGACCACCCAGATAAACTCAAGGAAGTTGGCCAGGGCAGACATAGCTCcttggaaaatgttttatgtgaAACCTCTTTAGCTG CTAAAAGACAGACTGTGGCTCTGGAACTGCTTGAATCAGAAAGAAAGTATGTCATTAACATCTCTCTGATCCTGAAGATCAAGGCAACATTCCAGGGGTCAGATGGAAAGAGGAATTCCAAAGAGAGAAG CCTCTTTCCTGGCTCTTTACGGTACCTTGTCCAGCAGCACTTGGATTTGCTTCATGCTCTGCAGGAAAGGGTCCTGAAGTGGCCACGCCAAGGAGTCCTTGGAGATTTATTCCTTAAATTAACAAATGATGAG AATAATTTCTTGGATTATTATGTTGCCTACCTGAGGGATCTGCCTGAATGCATCTCTTTGGTTCACGTCGTTGTTCTGAAGGAG GGTGATGAAGAGATTAAATCGGACATCTATACACTGTTCTTTCACATAGTTCAGCGCATCCCTGAATATCTGATACATCTGCAG AATGTCCTGAAGTTCACAGAGCAGGAACACCCTGACTATTACCTACTTCTGGTGTGTGTTCAGCGTCTTCGAGTATTTATCTCACACTACACCCTGCTGTTTCAATGCAATGAGGATTTGCTTATTCAGAAACGGAAAAAGCTCAAGAA GTCATCCATGGCAAAACTGTACAAAGGGCTGGCTTCCCAGTGTGCAAATGCCGGGCAAGATGCTTCCCCCACTTCAGGCTCTGAAGCTGTCCGTGACAGTGGGATCCATTCTGAAGAGATGTTGCAACCCTACCCTTCTGCTCCAAGTTCTGGCCCTCCTGTCAC ACATTTGCTGCCCCCAATGAAGAAAAGCCAACAACAGCAAAGCTTGATGGAGAGTATGCAGCCGGGGAAGCCCAGTGACTGGGAGATGGAGAGCAGGAAGCACGAGAGGCCCGAGAACCTCCTGGCGCCCGCACAGTTTTGTGCCGCCGAGCAGGACGTGAAGGCGCTCGCCGGGCCCTTGCAGGCCATCCCGGAGATGGACTATGAGCCCTCGCCGGCCGAGCCCTCGCTGGGCAACGTGGAGCGCTCCCTGCGCGCCCCGGCCGAGCTCCTGCCCGACGGCCGCGGCTTCGTGCCCACGGCCTACGAGGAGTTTGAGTATGGCGGCGAGATCTTCGCGCTGCCGGCGCCCTACGACGAGGAGCCTTTCCAGGCCCCGGCCCTCTTCGAGAACTGCTCGCCCGCCTCTTCCGAGTCCAGCTTGGACATATGCTTCCTCCGGCCTGTCAGCTTCGCGATGGAGGCCGAGCGGCCGGAGCACCCGCTACAACAGCTGCCCAAAAGCGCCACGTCGCCCGCGAGCAGCAGCGGCGCCTACAAGCTCGAGGCGGCTGCGCAGGCGCACGGCAAGGCCAAGCCGCTGAGCCGCTCGCTCAAGGAGTTCCCGCGCGCGCCGCCCGCCGAGGGCGTGGCCCCGCGCCTCTACAGCACGCGCAGCAGCAGCGGCGGCCGCGCGCCGCTCAAGGCCGAGCGAGCCGCGCAGCCGCATGGCCCGGCCGCCGTCGCAGCCGCTCGCGGCGTGCCCAGGGCCTACTTTCCCCAACAGAGGTCCCAAAGCGAAAAGCAGACCTATTTGGAAGTAAGGAGG gaGATGCATTTAGAAGACACCACCAGATTCTGTcctaaggaagaaagagaaagtgaacaAACATCTTTCAGCGATCAAAACCCCAGGCAAGACCAGAAAGGGGGCTTTCGCAGCTCCTTCCGCAAGCTCTTTAAAAAGAA